The following coding sequences lie in one Metallumcola ferriviriculae genomic window:
- a CDS encoding (Fe-S)-binding protein, whose amino-acid sequence MAYYDSLDNVRAEITRCMKCGNCQAVCPIYKEVLGESGVARGKIQIAKDLLEGELELTDKMQDIFSLCLTCKACAANCPCGVQPDKIILAARAELVRKKGLPGLKRQIFGVLGKPQRFKLGMGMAAKLQGFGLKKIPSSNAAHPRFPIGIDTRRIVRPLAKQSLLSRLPEVSKVSKPKQRAAFFTGCMLNYMYTEAGKAVVEVLNANDVEVITPKSQHCCGIPVFVHGDVKTAKAIAKYNLDIFAAGNYDAVITHCGTCIGAWVQHYPELLLDDAKYSKLAEQMAAKAYDVSQYLIDKVGLKEPTGQVAANATYHDPCHMVRGAGIAAQPRQVIESIPGVTLTEMQKPDRCCGGAGSFSLTHYPLSSQIRDKKIADALSVKPDMVLTSCGACRMQLEDGLFQAGSDVPVKHVVELLAEAYVKGGGRDSGQKTG is encoded by the coding sequence ATGGCATATTACGACTCTTTAGACAATGTCAGAGCAGAAATCACCAGATGCATGAAGTGCGGTAATTGCCAGGCTGTCTGCCCCATCTATAAAGAGGTATTGGGGGAGTCTGGTGTTGCTCGGGGTAAAATTCAAATAGCGAAAGACCTGCTTGAAGGGGAACTTGAGTTAACGGATAAAATGCAGGATATTTTCAGTCTTTGTCTTACCTGTAAGGCATGTGCCGCTAACTGCCCTTGTGGGGTACAGCCGGATAAAATTATTTTGGCTGCCAGAGCAGAGCTGGTAAGGAAGAAAGGATTACCCGGTTTAAAACGGCAGATATTTGGCGTATTAGGGAAACCGCAGCGTTTTAAGCTTGGCATGGGTATGGCTGCGAAACTCCAGGGTTTTGGGCTGAAAAAGATACCATCCAGTAATGCTGCTCATCCTCGTTTTCCCATTGGCATAGACACCCGGCGTATTGTGCGTCCCTTGGCCAAGCAGAGTTTGCTGTCCCGACTGCCGGAAGTTAGTAAAGTCTCTAAGCCCAAGCAGCGAGCAGCTTTTTTTACCGGTTGTATGCTTAACTATATGTACACCGAAGCGGGTAAGGCCGTGGTGGAAGTGCTTAATGCAAACGATGTGGAGGTTATTACACCTAAAAGCCAGCACTGCTGCGGTATTCCTGTTTTTGTCCACGGAGATGTCAAAACGGCCAAGGCTATTGCCAAATATAACCTCGATATATTTGCAGCCGGAAATTACGATGCCGTTATTACCCACTGCGGCACCTGTATCGGCGCCTGGGTACAGCATTATCCTGAACTGCTGTTAGATGATGCTAAATATTCTAAATTGGCCGAGCAAATGGCTGCTAAGGCATACGATGTCAGCCAATATCTTATCGATAAAGTAGGATTGAAGGAACCAACCGGGCAGGTCGCAGCTAATGCAACCTATCATGACCCCTGTCATATGGTTCGTGGCGCCGGAATTGCGGCACAACCTCGACAAGTGATAGAAAGTATTCCCGGCGTAACCTTGACGGAAATGCAAAAGCCGGACCGCTGCTGCGGTGGAGCCGGATCTTTCAGTCTGACCCATTACCCGCTTTCTTCCCAAATAAGGGATAAAAAGATTGCAGATGCTTTATCTGTTAAACCTGATATGGTATTGACCAGCTGCGGCGCTTGCCGTATGCAGTTGGAGGATGGATTATTTCAGGCCGGTTCAGACGTACCGGTTAAACACGTGGTAGAACTGTTAGCCGAGGCCTATGTAAAGGGGGGAGGCAGAGATAGTGGGCAAAAAACTGGTTAG
- a CDS encoding LutC/YkgG family protein — MGKKLVSQFMEKAKAVSAEVTRVKDCRQAYDTVVQIINEAKVTKVGCPAALSKGLGTVLKENGIVSVSQCSPQEAAELEIGITPGQVGIAETGTVAHDASELFSRYFSMLCSTNIVLLSAAQIKGTMDEAIKDLENDGVQPGYTAFITGPSRTADIERVLTIGVHGPERLCIILIDGGEC, encoded by the coding sequence GTGGGCAAAAAACTGGTTAGCCAATTTATGGAGAAGGCCAAGGCAGTATCCGCGGAAGTAACCCGAGTGAAAGACTGCCGGCAGGCTTATGATACAGTGGTGCAGATTATCAATGAAGCCAAAGTAACTAAGGTGGGTTGCCCCGCGGCCTTATCTAAAGGACTGGGGACTGTCCTTAAGGAAAATGGCATTGTTAGCGTTAGCCAATGCTCACCGCAGGAAGCGGCGGAGCTGGAAATTGGGATTACTCCAGGGCAGGTGGGTATCGCGGAGACTGGTACAGTGGCCCATGATGCCAGTGAGCTATTTAGCCGCTACTTTTCCATGCTCTGCTCTACCAATATAGTGCTGCTCAGCGCAGCCCAAATTAAGGGAACAATGGATGAGGCAATTAAGGACCTTGAAAATGACGGTGTGCAGCCTGGTTATACGGCCTTTATCACCGGTCCAAGCCGTACGGCAGATATCGAAAGAGTGCTTACCATCGGTGTGCATGGCCCCGAACGTTTATGTATCATTTTAATAGATGGGGGGGAATGTTAG
- the ldhH gene encoding L-lactate dehydrogenase (quinone) large subunit LdhH, translated as MAVSKEFQGKVKDALNNDNLRRALTKFGNDYPASREKAYIGKDIEGLRDYISTAKREAAQKVDLLVEKFTQEAEKRGAKVYFAPTGEDANRYIAQVAAQNAVKTVVKSKSMASEEIHLNSYLEGKGIEVTETDLGEWIIQLMGQKPSHMVMPAIHLTRQEVADTFSKHLNEKLPADPDTLTKVARRELRKKFLGADMGISGANMAVADNGSMVIMTNEGNARLTTTLPPVHVALVGIEKFVENMETVTKVLEALPRSATGQTITSYVTMIKGSTPTWKDGKIQDKELNIVILDNGRSELINDPVFLEAAQCIRCASCLNVCPVYQLVGGHVYGHIYAGGIGSILTAFFNGENEAFDPQNLCISCGKCATICPGKINIPDLIKELRQRLTEKKGLSFTEGFVLKKILSDPRTFHKWLRRAKHLQKPWAKDGYIRHLPLAFSKHTEHRSLPVIADKPLRDMIPELKRNIKKPKARAAFYAGCVIDFCYPEVGQAVFKTLQDRGIEMVFPDEQSCCGAPASYMGDRETAKEMAKQNISALEKADVDYIVAACPTCIDSLKHDFVHLLEDDKQWKQRAEKLAVKVKDYSELMNDLPGKYAGKAKGTKVTYHDSCHYNRKLGLSDKPRNLLREGYNLVEIKECDRCCGFGGSYTVKFPQISAEIMKRKVKNIDDSGAAIVAMDCPGCMIQLKGGLEKAGSKVKVKHSAELLAEGDK; from the coding sequence ATGGCAGTGAGTAAGGAATTTCAAGGTAAAGTAAAGGATGCTTTGAATAATGATAACCTGCGCCGTGCCCTTACTAAGTTTGGCAACGATTACCCCGCGTCAAGGGAAAAGGCATATATAGGGAAGGATATCGAGGGCCTAAGAGATTATATTTCTACCGCCAAAAGAGAAGCCGCCCAAAAGGTGGATCTATTGGTGGAGAAATTTACGCAAGAGGCCGAAAAGCGCGGTGCCAAGGTATATTTCGCCCCTACGGGGGAAGATGCCAACCGCTATATTGCCCAAGTTGCCGCACAAAACGCAGTTAAAACTGTGGTTAAATCAAAATCTATGGCCTCCGAAGAGATACACCTCAACAGTTATCTTGAAGGAAAGGGCATAGAAGTCACTGAGACGGATTTGGGGGAGTGGATTATCCAACTGATGGGGCAGAAACCATCTCATATGGTGATGCCTGCAATACACCTCACCCGTCAGGAGGTGGCTGATACATTCTCCAAACATCTTAATGAAAAGCTTCCAGCTGACCCCGACACTTTAACCAAGGTGGCCCGCCGGGAACTACGCAAAAAATTCCTCGGCGCTGATATGGGTATTTCAGGTGCTAATATGGCGGTGGCTGACAACGGCTCCATGGTAATCATGACTAACGAGGGTAACGCCAGACTTACCACCACTTTACCACCGGTTCATGTGGCTTTGGTGGGTATAGAGAAGTTTGTGGAGAATATGGAGACCGTTACTAAGGTGCTGGAAGCATTGCCCCGGAGTGCCACCGGTCAAACTATTACCAGTTATGTCACTATGATTAAGGGCAGTACCCCCACTTGGAAGGACGGGAAGATTCAGGATAAAGAGCTGAACATAGTCATTCTGGATAATGGGCGCAGTGAATTAATTAATGACCCGGTATTTCTAGAAGCAGCTCAGTGCATTCGATGTGCCTCCTGTCTAAATGTATGTCCCGTTTACCAGCTTGTGGGTGGTCACGTGTATGGCCATATCTATGCCGGTGGAATCGGCAGCATTTTGACAGCATTCTTTAACGGGGAAAATGAGGCATTTGACCCACAGAATCTGTGTATTAGCTGTGGTAAATGCGCCACCATCTGTCCCGGTAAAATAAATATTCCTGATTTAATTAAAGAGTTGCGTCAGCGCTTGACGGAGAAGAAAGGGTTATCTTTTACTGAAGGGTTTGTCTTAAAGAAAATTCTTTCAGATCCTCGCACCTTTCACAAATGGCTCCGTCGGGCAAAACATTTACAGAAGCCGTGGGCTAAGGATGGCTATATCAGGCACCTGCCGCTGGCTTTTTCTAAGCATACCGAGCACCGCAGTTTACCGGTCATTGCTGATAAGCCGCTGCGGGACATGATACCGGAGCTAAAACGGAATATTAAAAAACCCAAAGCAAGAGCTGCATTTTACGCTGGTTGTGTAATTGATTTTTGTTATCCGGAGGTTGGGCAGGCTGTTTTCAAGACTTTGCAGGACCGCGGTATTGAGATGGTATTTCCCGATGAGCAGAGCTGCTGTGGTGCACCGGCCAGTTATATGGGGGATCGGGAAACTGCCAAAGAAATGGCTAAACAAAACATCTCTGCCTTGGAAAAAGCAGATGTAGATTATATTGTGGCCGCGTGCCCTACATGTATAGATTCCTTGAAACATGATTTCGTTCATCTCTTGGAGGATGATAAACAGTGGAAGCAGCGGGCAGAAAAGTTGGCAGTAAAGGTGAAGGATTACTCTGAATTAATGAATGATCTGCCAGGGAAATACGCCGGTAAAGCAAAGGGTACCAAAGTTACCTATCATGATTCCTGCCATTATAATCGCAAACTGGGTCTGTCGGATAAACCCAGGAATTTGCTTAGGGAAGGCTATAATTTGGTAGAGATAAAAGAATGTGACCGCTGCTGCGGCTTTGGTGGATCATACACCGTTAAATTCCCGCAGATATCTGCCGAAATTATGAAGCGAAAAGTTAAAAACATTGATGACAGCGGTGCGGCTATTGTCGCCATGGACTGTCCCGGTTGTATGATTCAGCTGAAGGGCGGCCTAGAAAAGGCAGGCAGTAAAGTGAAAGTAAAGCATAGTGCTGAATTGTTGGCCGAGGGCGATAAATAG
- a CDS encoding alpha-hydroxy-acid oxidizing protein: MDLNKVREIAKDRMKGYCRVCPVCDGRACAGQVPGIGGTGTGSAFSANLNALAKVKLNLRTIHEAVNPDLSIAVFGEKLNTPILAAPITGASINMGGAISEREMVDAMLQGTLAAGSLGMTGDTGVPSMYDDGLAGIRAVNGRGIPFIKPRSNDEIKKRIEKAEEAGALAVGVDVDGAGLITMALNGQPVGPKSFKDIKELVSFTELPFIIKGIMTADEAETVAAAGVSAIVISNHGGRVLDYAQGAARVLPAIADRLDGKLTIFADGGVRAGTDVLKLLALGADAVLVGRPLIIGAFGGDREGVKLTIETYTKQLLQAMILTGTAKASDVPQGVVVS; the protein is encoded by the coding sequence GTGGATTTAAATAAAGTGAGGGAAATTGCCAAAGATAGGATGAAGGGCTACTGTCGTGTCTGCCCGGTCTGTGACGGTAGAGCATGCGCCGGTCAAGTCCCTGGTATCGGCGGTACAGGTACTGGCAGTGCTTTTTCCGCAAACCTGAATGCCTTGGCCAAGGTAAAACTAAATTTAAGGACCATTCATGAAGCAGTAAATCCTGACTTATCAATAGCGGTATTTGGTGAGAAACTAAATACTCCGATTCTCGCTGCGCCTATCACAGGAGCATCAATAAACATGGGCGGAGCCATTAGCGAACGGGAAATGGTTGATGCTATGCTGCAGGGTACATTGGCAGCAGGCAGTCTGGGTATGACCGGGGATACCGGTGTGCCCAGTATGTATGATGATGGCCTAGCGGGCATTCGGGCGGTTAATGGTAGAGGTATACCGTTTATCAAACCGCGTAGCAATGATGAAATTAAAAAACGAATAGAAAAAGCTGAAGAAGCCGGTGCACTGGCAGTTGGTGTGGACGTTGACGGTGCCGGTCTCATCACCATGGCCTTAAACGGACAACCGGTTGGCCCCAAATCCTTTAAGGACATTAAAGAATTAGTCTCTTTTACTGAACTTCCATTTATCATTAAAGGCATCATGACTGCAGATGAGGCAGAAACAGTAGCTGCAGCAGGTGTTTCTGCCATTGTGATATCTAATCACGGCGGTCGTGTGCTGGACTATGCCCAAGGTGCCGCCCGGGTGCTCCCTGCTATTGCGGACAGGTTAGATGGAAAGCTGACAATCTTTGCAGATGGTGGCGTGCGCGCTGGTACCGATGTGCTGAAGCTGTTAGCACTTGGAGCAGATGCCGTATTGGTGGGAAGACCGCTGATAATCGGGGCCTTTGGCGGCGATAGAGAAGGCGTTAAACTAACAATAGAGACTTATACCAAGCAACTGCTTCAAGCGATGATATTAACCGGTACAGCGAAAGCATCAGATGTGCCCCAAGGGGTAGTTGTTTCTTAA
- a CDS encoding FadR/GntR family transcriptional regulator: MQFKPIKHKRIYEEIVGQIKELIVEGSLNPGDKLLSERELADSLKVSRASVREALSALEIAGLVEIRPGEGTFMRCADLDTIIEPLALMFLLERDKIRELLEVRKALEVEAIGLATERGEKEDFLKVEKALNEMEDGLGSEERAEKADLKFHFAIAEATKNSMLIRLMNTIYDTMNQTLRTSRELWMSRRKETPDRLLEEHKAMFLAVKKGDSPKARKLMYDHLKSVEEELAKLDLLKART, encoded by the coding sequence ATGCAGTTTAAACCAATTAAGCATAAAAGAATTTATGAGGAAATAGTTGGCCAGATTAAAGAACTAATCGTAGAAGGAAGCCTCAATCCCGGTGATAAACTTTTATCCGAGCGAGAACTGGCAGACAGCTTAAAGGTCAGCAGGGCTTCGGTAAGAGAAGCATTGAGTGCATTAGAGATTGCCGGACTAGTGGAAATACGTCCTGGAGAAGGTACTTTTATGCGCTGTGCGGATCTCGATACAATTATCGAGCCTTTGGCGCTGATGTTCTTGCTTGAAAGGGATAAAATACGAGAACTGCTTGAGGTACGTAAGGCTTTAGAAGTTGAAGCCATTGGGTTGGCCACAGAGCGAGGTGAAAAGGAAGATTTTTTAAAGGTTGAAAAGGCACTAAATGAGATGGAAGACGGGCTGGGCAGTGAGGAGCGAGCTGAAAAAGCAGACCTTAAGTTTCATTTTGCCATTGCCGAAGCAACGAAAAATTCAATGCTCATTCGTCTTATGAATACTATCTATGATACTATGAATCAAACACTGCGAACCTCCAGGGAATTATGGATGTCCCGTAGGAAGGAAACCCCGGACAGACTGCTGGAGGAACATAAGGCAATGTTTCTTGCGGTTAAGAAGGGCGATAGCCCGAAAGCACGCAAGCTTATGTATGACCATTTGAAATCGGTGGAAGAGGAGTTGGCTAAATTAGACCTTTTAAAGGCCAGAACATAA
- a CDS encoding type IV toxin-antitoxin system AbiEi family antitoxin domain-containing protein: MIIIEKIKKEFRQHGGVLKTSELNAMGLSSRQIKKLLEDDVLSRIKCGFYELTDEMPQEEVIIARLFPQAVIFLESALMHYGYTDRIPLALQIAVDKNSKKNQYDINYPAIEPYYLLPKFIEVGVGTMEVEGVKVRIYNRDRTICDVLRYENKLEKEVFSCAIRRYARDTKKNVRRLFEYAEIFNIKKKVQTYVGVWL, encoded by the coding sequence ATGATCATAATTGAAAAAATTAAAAAGGAATTTAGACAGCATGGCGGTGTACTTAAGACATCAGAACTTAACGCAATGGGGCTATCAAGCCGACAAATAAAAAAATTACTTGAGGATGATGTGCTTTCAAGAATTAAATGTGGTTTTTATGAATTAACAGATGAGATGCCCCAGGAAGAAGTTATTATAGCACGACTATTTCCCCAAGCAGTAATATTTCTTGAAAGTGCTTTGATGCACTATGGATATACAGATAGAATACCATTGGCATTGCAAATAGCAGTGGATAAAAATAGTAAGAAGAATCAATATGATATTAATTACCCTGCAATAGAGCCTTATTATTTGCTACCTAAGTTCATTGAAGTTGGTGTAGGTACAATGGAAGTAGAAGGGGTAAAGGTGAGGATATATAATCGTGACCGAACGATTTGCGATGTTCTTCGTTATGAGAATAAGCTAGAAAAAGAAGTGTTTAGCTGTGCAATCAGGCGGTATGCACGAGACACAAAGAAAAATGTGAGAAGATTATTTGAGTACGCTGAAATATTTAATATAAAGAAAAAAGTGCAGACCTATGTAGGAGTGTGGTTGTAA
- a CDS encoding nucleotidyl transferase AbiEii/AbiGii toxin family protein → MADKATSVLAKLKNESKKQGIQLQQLLNLFCQEEFIRRLSQSRYRDNLILKGGFLLYSMSNFTARPTVDADYLLKNYANNKDAIESLVREVISLPSVNDYIKFEIRGLEVISEIKEYHGIRVNLTGFIRNTKTPLSIDFGVGDIIVPSPVERTLPAMLPEFEQPKVLTYSLESTVAEKLDAIIALMEATGRMKDFYDIYYIAITFNFEGRKLQEAIYETLSNRGRPYEKDSVAIIARLAKDVDIQKRWNNFCKKVLKYDLSFDEVVKVIIDFTLHPYTSIIQENDFFKTWNYKDRKYV, encoded by the coding sequence ATGGCAGATAAGGCAACATCAGTTTTAGCTAAGTTAAAAAATGAGTCAAAAAAACAGGGCATTCAACTACAACAACTGCTAAACCTCTTTTGTCAGGAAGAGTTTATTCGCAGGCTTTCTCAATCGCGCTACAGAGATAACCTCATCCTTAAAGGAGGTTTTTTATTATATTCAATGAGCAATTTTACAGCTAGGCCGACTGTTGATGCGGATTACCTTTTAAAAAATTATGCAAATAACAAAGATGCTATCGAAAGTCTAGTTAGGGAAGTGATTTCTTTACCTAGCGTAAATGACTATATAAAATTTGAAATTAGAGGTCTAGAGGTAATAAGTGAAATTAAAGAGTACCACGGCATTAGAGTTAATCTTACCGGTTTTATCCGAAATACAAAGACTCCTTTGAGTATCGATTTTGGAGTGGGGGATATTATTGTTCCTTCACCAGTTGAAAGAACATTACCAGCAATGCTTCCGGAGTTTGAGCAACCTAAAGTCTTAACCTATTCTTTGGAGTCTACGGTGGCAGAAAAATTAGATGCAATTATAGCCCTAATGGAGGCCACGGGGCGTATGAAGGATTTCTATGATATATATTATATAGCTATAACCTTTAATTTTGAGGGTAGAAAGCTTCAAGAAGCAATTTATGAGACCCTCTCTAATCGCGGCAGACCGTATGAAAAAGATTCTGTTGCTATAATTGCTAGATTAGCTAAGGATGTAGATATCCAGAAAAGGTGGAATAATTTTTGTAAAAAAGTGCTAAAATATGATTTGAGCTTTGATGAGGTAGTTAAGGTGATTATTGATTTTACGCTACATCCCTATACATCAATCATTCAGGAGAATGACTTTTTCAAAACTTGGAATTATAAAGACAGAAAGTATGTTTGA
- a CDS encoding LrgB family protein — protein sequence MLDLIISTLTGLTETIAAKPAFGVALTLGFFLAAKKLYRRYPSPITHPLLISSAAIIFFLTLLGIDYHTYQQGGQLISFLLGPATVALAIPLYKNSQRISQQLTLIITSVAAGTLTAMLIAVFTVKLLGGTTELILSMVPKSVTTPIAIEISHIVGGVPSLTSVFVVITGLVGAILGPALLSYTGLASPISTGLALGTAAHGIGTGRALQEGEIQGAYSGLAMGLAGLITAFAAPLAVKLFHIIGLF from the coding sequence ATGCTTGATCTTATAATAAGTACATTAACAGGCCTGACAGAAACCATCGCAGCTAAGCCCGCTTTTGGGGTTGCCCTTACATTAGGTTTCTTTTTAGCTGCCAAAAAGCTTTATAGACGGTACCCCTCACCCATAACCCATCCCCTTCTTATCAGCAGCGCTGCAATCATTTTCTTTTTAACACTACTGGGAATTGATTATCATACATATCAGCAGGGTGGCCAACTGATCTCTTTCTTATTGGGACCTGCAACAGTGGCGCTGGCTATTCCTTTATATAAAAACTCACAGCGCATCAGTCAGCAGCTAACCCTCATCATAACTAGTGTCGCGGCGGGAACACTTACTGCCATGCTAATTGCGGTATTTACCGTAAAATTATTAGGGGGAACCACAGAATTAATTTTATCTATGGTACCCAAATCGGTTACTACACCCATCGCTATAGAAATATCCCACATAGTAGGCGGAGTACCTTCTCTCACCAGCGTCTTTGTTGTTATTACCGGTTTAGTAGGGGCCATACTTGGTCCAGCTTTGCTCAGTTATACCGGCCTGGCCTCCCCTATTTCAACAGGCTTGGCGCTGGGGACTGCAGCCCATGGCATTGGTACAGGCCGCGCATTACAGGAGGGGGAAATCCAGGGAGCATATAGTGGTCTTGCTATGGGATTAGCGGGTTTAATCACTGCCTTTGCAGCACCGTTGGCAGTAAAGCTGTTTCATATTATCGGGTTGTTTTAA
- a CDS encoding CidA/LrgA family protein: MLKGFTLILVFQLAGEALVYILNLPIPGPVMGLLLLWLSLVKGWLSLESVEETANLLLNNLVLLFVPIVVGAMVYADILIEYWLALGLGIIVSTLAGMLATGMIATHWKRKGTDA, translated from the coding sequence ATGCTTAAAGGATTTACACTTATTCTTGTTTTTCAGTTAGCTGGCGAAGCCTTAGTTTATATCCTTAATCTGCCCATTCCTGGACCGGTAATGGGACTGCTTCTGCTGTGGCTATCATTAGTAAAGGGCTGGCTAAGTCTTGAATCTGTAGAAGAAACAGCGAATCTTCTATTAAATAACCTTGTATTACTTTTTGTGCCTATCGTAGTCGGAGCCATGGTTTATGCCGATATACTCATTGAATACTGGCTGGCCTTAGGACTGGGGATAATAGTGAGCACTTTAGCTGGTATGCTGGCAACCGGCATGATCGCTACTCACTGGAAAAGGAAGGGTACAGATGCTTGA
- a CDS encoding DsrE family protein yields the protein MTNKLLVTVTVGENDPEKATVAFNMAATAVVSGMEVIVACSAEGVELGINNGAAEGITVDKMPPLVELMDTFFEGGGKMIVCTPCFAKRGYQEQDLREGAILAGAAKVVEFLSEGAATMSF from the coding sequence ATGACCAACAAATTATTAGTTACTGTAACCGTAGGGGAAAATGACCCCGAGAAAGCTACTGTAGCCTTTAACATGGCTGCTACCGCTGTTGTATCAGGAATGGAAGTCATAGTAGCCTGTAGTGCTGAAGGAGTGGAGCTGGGAATTAACAATGGTGCCGCTGAAGGCATTACTGTGGACAAGATGCCTCCATTGGTTGAATTGATGGATACATTTTTCGAGGGCGGCGGTAAGATGATAGTTTGCACCCCCTGCTTTGCAAAAAGAGGTTATCAGGAACAGGATCTGCGTGAGGGCGCTATTCTAGCTGGTGCAGCTAAAGTGGTAGAGTTTCTCTCAGAAGGCGCAGCCACTATGTCCTTTTAG
- a CDS encoding BsuPI-related putative proteinase inhibitor — translation MFITHEVQPGETLETIARHYSVSVPEITEINEISNPQVIRTRVIIRIPVPIIPPTIPSPRPIQNISSRVINGILYIFSTDRMFYFRGQSVRLLLVKINITSRPITLTYNTSQRFDFFVRRGLSGPIIWQWSEDRVFTQVVQRITLQPGESQIFRATWNQETNEGRQVTPGVYRILAENVARELRGRRIPVLIRIR, via the coding sequence ATGTTTATCACTCACGAAGTGCAGCCCGGAGAGACATTGGAAACTATTGCTAGACATTATAGTGTTTCCGTACCAGAAATAACGGAAATAAACGAAATTTCTAATCCGCAAGTAATCAGAACCCGGGTAATAATAAGGATTCCCGTTCCGATCATTCCACCGACGATACCCTCACCGAGACCTATACAAAATATTAGTTCGCGTGTAATCAATGGGATTCTGTATATTTTCTCAACTGACAGGATGTTCTACTTTCGGGGTCAATCGGTGCGGCTTCTTTTGGTTAAGATTAATATAACTAGCAGGCCGATAACGTTAACCTACAATACCTCACAAAGGTTTGACTTTTTTGTGCGGCGAGGGCTAAGCGGTCCTATTATCTGGCAATGGTCTGAAGATAGAGTTTTTACCCAAGTTGTCCAAAGGATTACCCTTCAACCTGGTGAATCCCAGATATTTAGAGCTACATGGAATCAGGAAACCAATGAAGGCAGGCAGGTCACACCGGGAGTTTATCGTATTTTAGCGGAAAACGTTGCCCGGGAACTACGGGGTAGAAGGATACCGGTGCTCATCAGAATAAGATAA
- a CDS encoding sigma-70 family RNA polymerase sigma factor, with protein sequence MNEIKIIKAAQRGDRQAYEKLVEIYDTQLFRTAYGILGNREDALDAVQDAFWQGLKSISRLSDPVVFRSWLTRILVNKCMDLLRKNKRVVVCEDFSQLSQPGNDIELSIDMAAALAKLGDKYRLILSLRYFQDLSISEIAHVLECPEGTVKSRLHYALMKLKQELKYGREVVK encoded by the coding sequence ATGAATGAGATAAAAATTATAAAAGCTGCGCAGCGAGGCGATAGGCAGGCTTATGAGAAATTGGTGGAGATTTACGATACCCAGTTGTTTCGCACCGCCTATGGCATTCTTGGCAACCGGGAAGATGCTCTCGATGCAGTTCAGGATGCTTTTTGGCAGGGTTTAAAATCTATTTCTCGATTGTCAGACCCGGTGGTTTTTCGCAGTTGGTTGACAAGGATACTGGTGAACAAATGTATGGACCTACTTAGGAAGAATAAGCGTGTGGTAGTGTGTGAGGATTTTTCCCAATTGTCACAACCCGGAAACGACATCGAGTTAAGTATCGATATGGCGGCTGCCTTGGCGAAGCTAGGCGACAAATATCGACTGATATTGAGTCTGCGTTACTTTCAGGACTTATCAATCAGCGAAATAGCCCATGTGCTGGAGTGCCCCGAGGGCACTGTTAAATCCCGACTGCATTATGCATTGATGAAATTGAAGCAGGAACTGAAGTATGGCCGGGAGGTGGTAAAATGA